The following proteins are encoded in a genomic region of Musa acuminata AAA Group cultivar baxijiao chromosome BXJ2-11, Cavendish_Baxijiao_AAA, whole genome shotgun sequence:
- the LOC135626333 gene encoding auxilin-related protein 2-like — MDDFPGILARDFGFRPQGKSVPMAASKAAASSGGGSANFEFGSGRSSAANGSWGKSRSGWNPNSDSEPWLGDHGVEISESRSPPAYDDVFGGLARPSNRSASSSPPPAFDSIFDGYNKDAAVKPSSSSSLPVYDKPVYDDDIFDGVPGVKSSSSFKYDDVFGSMSSGSNNVYPPPYEDLLENLGKPTSESKGTSYRGSAVEKNQDLSGFDDLIPGFGGSSPPKKREFSVANEQKPAVSSAKPPASTTEDPFVVLESKPPSTYSASGFFADPLEHISRPENFGNVKVDASSNNSGIPDDSIASNGVSRSEPFFTTQTNDVRRDKSPLKGAQNMSSGHRTKPSSQSPMDAFENILPKMQTNKPSYSEESGGSSGFQSSDTVGRNISGKFSESNEQRDTADDVWLTVDEVPLFTQPTTALPPSRPPPPLVINQAPSSATVTRKGNEFYSHHNESRRKPVVSPMDELEDFVMAKPQMPSQDHSDIFPGEEEIETNSAAAASAAAMKEAMDRAEAKFKHAKEVRERERDSKFAKNRESMLQEDLEDTDKQERLNWEREQKEREYKEERQRLEKEREQELERERERHRQAVERATREARERAAAEARVKAERAAVEKANAEARQRAERAAVQRAAAEARERAAAEARERAEKEARERAERAAAEAKERAAAEAREKAAAAAARERAAVDRAAAEARRRAERAAVERAASEARERAAAEARERAAAAAREKQQKPENDLESFFGMGARATSAPKERATPSEAMFDGQAQNKGGFDATRRTTSSYSSVRKTASTSNFADDLASIFGGPPSSGEFQEIEGESEERRRARLERHQRTLERAAKALAEKNERDMQTQREQAERHRIAETQDIEIKRWASGKEGNLRTLLSTLHYVLWPECGWQPVSLTDLITAAAVKKVYRKATLCIHPDKVQQKGATLQQKYIAEKVFDLLKEAWNKFNSEELF; from the exons ATGGACGACTTCCCGGGCATCCTGGCTCGGGATTTCGGCTTCCGCCCCCAGGGAAAGTCCGTCCCCATGGCCGCTTCCAAGGCCGCTGCCTCGTCTGGCGGCGGATCCGCGAATTTTGAGTTCGGATCGGGCAGATCCTCCGCAGCAAACGGCTCCTGGGGCAAATCAAGATCCGGCTGGAATCCCAACTCCGACAGCGAGCCTTGGCTTGGCGATCACGGGGTTGAGATCTCTGAGAGCCGCAGCCCCCCGGCTTACGATGATGTGTTTGGAGGTCTGGCGAGGCCCTCGAATCGGTCGGCCTCGTCTTCGCCCCCTCCTGCTTTCGACTCCATCTTCGACGGGTACAATAAGGATGCGGCTGTAAAGCCGTCGTCTTCGTCTTCTTTGCCTGTTTACGATAAGCCGGTCTATGACGATGACATCTTTGATGGGGTGCCTGGGGTGAAGAGCTCGTCGTCGTTCAAGTACGATGATGTCTTCGGTTCGATGTCGTCAGGATCTAATAATGTCTACCCTCCTCCATACGAGGATCTCCTTGAGAATCTTGGCAAGCCAACGTCGGAGTCTAAAGGTACGAGTTATAGGGGATCCGCTGTTGAAAAAAATCAGGACTTGTCTGGTTTCGATGATCTTATTCCTGGTTTCGGTGGGAGCAGTCCTCCTAAGAAAAG AGAGTTTTCAGTGGCTAATGAACAGAAGCCCGCTGTTTCATCAGCTAAACCACCTGCCAGTACGACGGAAGATCCCTTTGTTGTTTTAGAGTCAAAACCTCCCTCCACATATTCAGCCTCTGGGTTCTTTGCTGACCCTTTGGAACACATTAGTAGACCAGAAAACTTTGGGAACGTGAAAGTTGATGCCTCCTCCAATAACAGTGGAATACCTGATGATAGTATTGCTTCTAATGGAGTCTCAAGATCAGAACccttctttacaactcaaacaaaTGATGTTAGAAGGGACAAGAGCCCTCTAAAAGGTGCCCAGAACATGAGCTCTGGACACAGAACAAAACCATCTTCTCAATCTCCAATGGATGCTTTTGAGAACATCTTGCCAAAGATGCAGACTAACAAACCGTCTTACTCTGAAGAATCTGGTGGCAGCAGTGGTTTTCAAAGTTCTGACACAGTTGGAAGAAATATCTCGGGAAAATTTTCAGAGTCCAATGAACAACGGGATACAGCAGATGATGTTTGGCTTACTGTTGATGAGGTTCCCCTCTTCACTCAACCTACTACTGCTCTGCCACCTTCTAGGCCACCACCTCCACTCGTGATCAATCAAGCTCCTTCTAGTGCTACTGTGACAAGAAAGGGTAATGAATTTTATAGTCACCACAATGAATCAAGAAGGAAGCCTGTTGTATCTCCAATGGATGAACTTGAAGATTTTGTAATGGCCAAGCCTCAAATGCCTTCCCAAGATCATTCAGATATTTTTCCTGGTGAAGAAGAAATTGAGACAAATTCAGCTGCTGCAGCATCTGCGGCTGCCATGAAGGAGGCCATGGATAGAGCTGAAGCAAAATTCAAGCATGCTAAGGAGGTAAGGGAGAGGGAACGTGATTCAAAATTTGCTAAAAATAGGGAGTCCATGCTTCAAGAAGATCTGGAAGATACTGATAAACAAGAAAGATTAAATTGGGAACGGGAACAGAAGGAACGGGAGTATAAAGAGGAGCGACAGAGACTTGAAAAGGAAAGGGAGCAAGAACTTGAGAGGGAAAGAGAAAGACACAGACAAGCTGTGGAGAGGGCTACAAGAGAGGCCAGAGAAAGAGCTGCTGCAGAAGCTCGAGTAAAGGCTGAGAGGGCAGCTGTTGAGAAGGCAAATGCGGAAGCACGGCAGCGAGCTGAACGAGCTGCAGTTCAGAGGGCAGCTGCCGAAGCACGTGAAAGAGCTGCAGCAGAAGCAAGGGAAAGAGCAGAAAAGGAGGCCAGAGAAAGAGCTGAAAGGGCTGCTGCAGAAGCGAAGGAAAGGGCAGCTGCAGAAGCACGAGAAAaggctgctgcagctgcagcaCGAGAAAGGGCTGCTGTGGATAGAGCTGCAGCAGAAGCTCGGCGTAGAGCTGAAAGAGCTGCAGTAGAAAGAGCTGCTTCTGAAGCTAGAGAAAGAGCTGCTGCAGAAGCTCGAGAAAGGGCTGCTGCAGCTGCAAGAGAAAAACAACAAAAGCCGGAAAATGATCTGGAGTCCTTTTTTGGTATGGGTGCTCGAGCAACCAGTGCACCAAAGGAAAGAGCTACGCCGTCG GAAGCTATGTTTGATGGTCAAGCACAAAATAAGGGTGGTTTTGATGCGACAAGGAGAACGACTTCGAGTTACTCCTCCGTCAGAAAGACAGCATCGACATCAAATTTTGCAGATGATCTAGCTTCCATTTTTGGAG GCCCTCCATCATCTGGAGAATTTCAAGAAATTGAAGGAGAGAGCGAAGAGAGAAGAAGAGCTAGGTTGGAACGACATCAAAGGACACTTGAGCGTGcg GCTAAAGCTTTGGCAGAGAAAAATGAGCGTGATATGCAGACTCAAAGGGAGCAGGCAGAAAGACAT AGGATTGCTGAAACCCAAGATATTGAGATAAAACGATGGGCCTCTGGTAAAGAAGGCAACTTGCGCACCTTGCTATCAACATTGCACTAT GTACTCTGGCCTGAGTGTGGTTGGCAACCTGTATCTTTAACCGATTTAATCACTGCCGCGGCTGTGAAAAAGGTCTATAGAAAAGCAACTTTGTGCATTCATCCTGATAAAGTTCAACAGAAGGGTGCAACTCTTCAACAAAAGTATATTGCAGAGAAGGTGTTTGATCTCCTTAAG GAAGCTTGGAACAAATTTAACTCGGAGGAGCTCTTCTGA
- the LOC103971445 gene encoding serine/threonine-protein phosphatase PP1 codes for MMMTRASMGAMEGPVLDDVIRRLLGGGGRQVKLFEAEIRQLCVEAKKVFLSQPNLLELHAPIKICGDIHGQYIDLLRFFEIGGFPPHSSYLFLGDYVDRGKYSLETICLLLAYKIKYPDKVFLLRGNHEDAKINRVYGFYDECKRRFNIRLWKTFCDCFNCLPLAALIDEKILCMHGGLSPELENIDQIRDISRPTEIPDYGLLCDLLWSDPDSDVQGWGESDRGVSVTFGADKLVEFLEKNDLDLICRAHQVVEDGYEFFAHRRLVTIFSAPNYCGEFDNVGALLSIDENLLCSFEILKVATPGSFDALAKIPNKPSKGGKV; via the exons ATGATGATGACGAGGGCCTCGATGGGCGCCATGGAAGGCCCGGTGCTCGATGACGTGATAAGGAGGCTGCTCGGTGGCGGTGGCCGGCAGGTCAAGCTCTTCGAGGCGGAGATCCGGCAGCTCTGCGTCGAGGCGAAGAAGGTGTTCCTCTCGCAGCCCAACCTCCTCGAGCTGCACGCCCCCATCAAAATCTGCG GTGATATACATGGGCAATACattgaccttttgaggttctttgaGATCGGCGGTTTCCCTCCTCATTCGTCTTATTTGTTTCTTGGAGATTATGTGGATAGAGGCAAATATAGTTTGGAGACCATATGCTTGCTTTTGGCTTATAAAATAAAGTACCCGGACAAAGTCTTTCTTCTAAGAGGCAACCATGAAGATGCTAAAATCAATAGAGTCTATGGATTTTATGATGAGTGTAAAAGGAGATTCAATATTCGACTATGGAAGACATTTTGTGATTGTTTTAATTGCTTGCCCTTGGCTGCACTGATAGATGAAAAGATTTTGTGCATGCATGGCGGTCTTTCACCAGAATTGGAGAACATTGACCAAATTCGAGATATCTCAAGGCCCACTGAGATTCCAGACTATGGTCTTCTTTGTGATTTGCTTTGGTCCGATCCTGATTCTGATGTACAAGGCTGGGGTGAGAGTGATCGAGGAGTTTCAGTCACTTTTGGTGCAGATAAGCTTGTCGAGTTTTTGGAGAAGAATGATCTGGATCTTATTTGCCGAGCTCATCAA GTGGTGGAGGATGGATATGAGTTCTTCGCTCACCGAAGATTAGTCACAATTTTTTCAGCTCCAAACTATTGTGGGGAATTTGATAATGTGGGTGCTTTGTTGAGCATAGATGAAAACTTACTATGTTCATTCGAGATATTGAAAGTAGCCACACCCGGAAGCTTTGACGCATTGGCAAAGATACCCAATAAG CCATCAAAAGGAGGAAAAGTTTGA